A window of Xylophilus sp. GW821-FHT01B05 contains these coding sequences:
- a CDS encoding CaiB/BaiF CoA-transferase family protein has translation MNTKHSFAPQDSGLPLAGIRVIDFSTLLPGPMCSLLLAQAGAEVIKIERPGHGDELRSGTPRFGADSAAFALLNQGKRSVAIDLKSPQGRAQAIALIGTADVLLEQFRPGVMERLGLGPAAVHAMFPSLIYCSITGWGQQGPLADVAAHDLNYQAQAGMLGLTVGANGVPGLPSALVADIGGGAYPAMMNILLALHARELEGRGRHLDIAMADNLFTFMYWGLGNGFAAGQWPDPGAGRLSGGTPRYQVYRTLDGRFLAVAPLEQRFWENFLKVLEAPQLLDDGLDPQAVITAVSAIVATRSAEAWLQRFAGVDACVTLVHSLQEAVQSPHFNARGLFATALAAEGGASMPTLPLPIVPSLRRQAAATVPALGEANPAALARMP, from the coding sequence ATGAACACAAAACACAGCTTCGCGCCACAGGACTCCGGGCTGCCGCTCGCGGGCATCAGAGTTATCGACTTCAGCACCTTGCTGCCCGGACCGATGTGCAGCCTGTTACTGGCGCAGGCGGGCGCCGAGGTCATCAAGATCGAGCGGCCGGGCCATGGAGACGAGCTGCGCAGCGGCACTCCGCGGTTCGGCGCCGACAGCGCCGCCTTCGCACTGCTCAACCAGGGAAAGCGTTCCGTCGCCATCGACCTCAAGAGTCCGCAAGGGCGCGCGCAAGCCATAGCGCTGATCGGGACGGCCGACGTGTTGCTGGAGCAGTTCCGGCCCGGCGTGATGGAACGGCTGGGGCTGGGGCCTGCGGCTGTGCACGCCATGTTCCCCAGTCTGATCTATTGCTCGATCACGGGTTGGGGCCAACAGGGGCCGCTGGCCGATGTTGCCGCGCACGACTTGAATTACCAGGCGCAGGCGGGAATGCTTGGCCTGACGGTGGGCGCCAACGGCGTACCGGGCTTGCCGAGCGCGCTGGTCGCCGACATCGGCGGCGGCGCCTATCCTGCCATGATGAACATCCTCCTGGCCCTGCATGCCAGGGAGTTAGAAGGCCGGGGCCGCCACCTCGACATCGCTATGGCCGACAACCTGTTCACCTTCATGTACTGGGGGCTGGGCAATGGCTTTGCCGCCGGCCAGTGGCCGGATCCGGGCGCCGGCAGGTTGTCGGGAGGCACACCCCGCTACCAGGTCTACCGAACGCTCGATGGGCGCTTCCTGGCAGTGGCGCCGCTGGAACAGCGGTTCTGGGAGAACTTCCTGAAGGTGCTTGAAGCGCCGCAACTGCTCGACGATGGGTTGGATCCGCAAGCAGTCATCACTGCTGTCTCCGCCATCGTCGCAACGCGCAGCGCCGAAGCGTGGCTGCAGCGCTTCGCCGGGGTGGATGCCTGCGTGACCCTCGTGCACTCGCTGCAGGAGGCGGTGCAGTCCCCGCACTTCAACGCCCGCGGCCTGTTCGCGACCGCGCTGGCCGCCGAAGGCGGGGCAAGCATGCCCACGTTGCCCTTACCCATCGTGCCGTCACTGCGGCGCCAGGCGGCGGCTACCGTGCCAGCACTCGGAGAGGCCAATCCCGCCGCGCTGGCCCGGATGCCTTGA
- a CDS encoding NADPH:quinone oxidoreductase family protein has protein sequence MLAVQVRQPGTADQHTVEEVPGLAPAPGQVLIDVKAATVNYPDLLVISGRYQSMPTLPFAPGVDAAGIVREVGSGVQRVQPGDRVLIHVDSGTYATEAVAREDQCLPLPADMGFVDATALGLAAQTAWFALLERGGFEPGDVVLVNGASGAVGQAAVQIASALGAIAVAAATSVDKARDLLQGCTCGFVDLGAQDLRNSLRAQLLEATGGRAADVVVDTLGGDAFDASLRAMAWCGRIVTVGYASGRVPEIKAGHLLVKNIAATGLQWTDYRDRQPQRVARAHDGLAALWQRGALRPRIMQTLPLRAFAEAHRLIASREATGRLVLTME, from the coding sequence ATGCTCGCCGTTCAGGTCCGACAACCAGGCACCGCCGACCAACACACCGTGGAGGAAGTTCCCGGCCTTGCGCCTGCGCCCGGCCAGGTGCTCATCGATGTCAAGGCGGCCACCGTCAACTACCCCGACCTGCTCGTCATCAGCGGACGCTACCAGAGCATGCCCACCCTGCCCTTCGCTCCGGGCGTCGATGCGGCTGGTATCGTGCGCGAAGTCGGCAGCGGTGTGCAGCGCGTGCAGCCGGGTGACAGGGTGCTGATCCATGTCGATTCCGGAACCTACGCGACCGAGGCGGTCGCCCGTGAAGACCAGTGCCTGCCGCTGCCAGCAGACATGGGCTTCGTCGATGCGACGGCCCTGGGCCTCGCTGCGCAGACAGCTTGGTTCGCGTTGCTGGAGCGCGGCGGCTTCGAGCCTGGCGACGTGGTGCTGGTCAATGGCGCCAGCGGCGCCGTGGGGCAAGCCGCCGTGCAGATCGCCAGTGCGCTCGGCGCCATCGCGGTGGCGGCGGCGACGTCGGTCGACAAGGCACGCGACCTGCTTCAGGGCTGCACCTGCGGATTCGTCGACCTCGGCGCGCAGGATCTGCGCAACAGCCTGCGAGCCCAGTTGCTGGAGGCCACCGGCGGACGGGCCGCCGATGTCGTCGTCGACACATTGGGCGGCGACGCGTTCGACGCATCGTTGCGGGCCATGGCCTGGTGCGGTCGCATCGTGACCGTGGGCTACGCGTCCGGGCGTGTTCCGGAGATCAAGGCCGGGCATCTGTTGGTGAAGAACATTGCGGCCACCGGCCTGCAATGGACGGACTACCGCGACCGCCAACCGCAACGCGTGGCCCGCGCGCACGACGGGCTGGCCGCGCTCTGGCAGCGTGGCGCATTGCGTCCGCGCATCATGCAGACGCTGCCGCTGCGCGCGTTCGCCGAAGCCCATCGCCTGATCGCGTCGCGCGAGGCGACGGGACGGTTGGTGCTCACCATGGAGTAG
- a CDS encoding MFS transporter, translated as MGTLIAGHVCLHATMAGSRMAAPLLALDQGQSTAAAGILVALFALTQVFLSLPAGRYADRHGLKRPVGLSVAVACAGAALAAAWPVYWVLCLAALMCGGAIGAATIALQRHIGRLARTPAELKQVFSWLSIAPAASNFVGPFVAGIMIDQFGFRAAFALLAALPLLAWTLMRRTRELPLEPARAGPRPAVWDLLRDSAMRRLLLMNWFMNSSWDLHAFMVPVLGHERGLPASVIGGILGAFAISAALVRVAMPLFAERLREWVLITAATGISGVLFALYPFAPSAAAMGVCAAALGLTLGTVQPMVMSMLHQMTPKHRHGEALALRLMLVNLSSVGMPLMFGAVGGVLGAGGVFWAMGSVLGLGSTLGFGLRGRGEGAQDH; from the coding sequence CTGGGCACGCTGATTGCGGGCCATGTGTGTTTGCATGCCACGATGGCGGGTTCGCGCATGGCGGCGCCGCTGCTGGCGCTGGACCAAGGCCAGAGCACGGCCGCTGCCGGCATCCTGGTTGCGTTGTTTGCGCTGACGCAGGTCTTCCTGTCGTTGCCGGCGGGCCGCTATGCGGATCGGCACGGCCTGAAGCGGCCAGTCGGGCTCAGTGTGGCCGTGGCATGCGCCGGTGCGGCGCTGGCCGCGGCATGGCCGGTCTACTGGGTGCTGTGCCTGGCGGCGCTGATGTGCGGTGGCGCCATTGGCGCGGCGACGATCGCGCTGCAGCGGCACATCGGCCGACTCGCGCGAACGCCGGCGGAACTCAAGCAGGTGTTCTCGTGGCTGTCGATCGCGCCGGCTGCTTCGAACTTCGTCGGCCCGTTCGTCGCCGGCATCATGATCGACCAGTTCGGTTTCCGTGCGGCATTCGCGCTGCTTGCCGCGTTGCCGCTGCTGGCCTGGACGCTGATGCGGCGCACGCGCGAATTGCCGCTCGAACCAGCCCGCGCGGGTCCGCGACCCGCTGTCTGGGATTTGCTGCGCGACAGCGCCATGCGCCGGTTGCTGCTGATGAACTGGTTCATGAACTCGTCCTGGGATCTGCACGCCTTCATGGTTCCGGTCCTGGGCCACGAGCGTGGGCTGCCTGCGTCCGTGATCGGTGGCATCCTGGGGGCGTTTGCGATCTCCGCCGCTTTGGTCCGCGTGGCAATGCCGCTGTTCGCGGAGCGCCTGCGCGAGTGGGTGCTGATCACCGCGGCCACAGGAATCAGCGGCGTGTTGTTCGCTCTGTATCCCTTCGCGCCGAGCGCTGCGGCGATGGGGGTCTGCGCAGCTGCGCTGGGCTTGACGCTCGGCACCGTGCAGCCGATGGTCATGAGCATGCTGCACCAGATGACGCCGAAGCATCGCCACGGCGAGGCGTTGGCGCTGCGCCTGATGCTCGTGAACCTCTCCAGCGTCGGGATGCCGCTGATGTTCGGCGCTGTTGGCGGTGTGCTCGGCGCGGGAGGGGTGTTTTGGGCCATGGGATCGGTGCTGGGCCTGGGCAGTACCCTGGGCTTCGGCCTGCGCGGCCGCGGCGAAGGCGCGCAGGACCACTGA
- a CDS encoding LysR substrate-binding domain-containing protein, which produces MELRQLRYYVRIVELGGIGRAARELDVVPSALSQQISRLEAELCTRLLQRNKGGVLATDAGLAFYRQAQLALRHVDDATRAAQQARLSGHVSLGMPPSAAAVLAVPFLQAMHQRYPDIRLRLVESLSTNLAAMLDARQLDLSVLFESGTPKSSNVIVLGDERLFLIGPANLPELQRLPRTRVGVEQLADVPLVLGSRALRVAVDAAFERVGCRPRIVLEIDGLAVLLDAVRAGMGATVQPGSSLLRLPRNALRRIEIDDPMARRLNVLACLNESELSTAALAARSVLRETAKDMIAAGRWPGACVHAT; this is translated from the coding sequence ATGGAACTGCGCCAACTGCGCTACTACGTGCGCATCGTCGAGCTTGGCGGCATCGGCCGGGCGGCGCGGGAGCTGGACGTGGTCCCGTCAGCACTCAGCCAGCAGATCAGCCGCCTCGAGGCCGAACTCTGCACGCGGCTCCTGCAACGCAACAAGGGCGGCGTGCTCGCCACCGACGCGGGCCTGGCTTTCTACCGCCAGGCGCAACTGGCCTTGCGCCATGTCGACGACGCCACGCGTGCTGCCCAGCAGGCCCGGCTTTCCGGCCATGTCAGTCTGGGCATGCCGCCGTCCGCAGCGGCGGTGCTGGCCGTGCCCTTCCTGCAGGCGATGCACCAGCGCTATCCGGACATCCGGCTGCGGCTCGTCGAAAGCCTCTCCACCAATCTGGCGGCGATGCTGGACGCACGCCAACTGGACCTGTCGGTGTTGTTCGAATCGGGCACACCAAAGAGTAGCAATGTGATCGTGCTGGGCGACGAGCGGCTGTTCCTGATCGGCCCGGCGAACCTGCCGGAGTTGCAGCGCCTGCCGCGCACACGCGTCGGGGTGGAACAGCTGGCGGATGTGCCGCTGGTGCTCGGCTCCCGCGCGCTGCGCGTGGCTGTCGATGCCGCGTTCGAGCGCGTCGGATGCCGGCCACGCATCGTGCTGGAGATCGATGGCTTGGCTGTGCTTCTGGATGCCGTGCGCGCCGGCATGGGCGCAACGGTCCAGCCCGGCTCATCCCTGCTGCGCCTGCCCCGCAATGCACTGCGGCGCATCGAGATCGACGACCCCATGGCACGGCGGCTGAACGTGTTGGCCTGCCTGAACGAAAGTGAACTGTCCACCGCCGCGCTGGCCGCGCGCAGCGTGCTGCGCGAGACGGCCAAAGACATGATCGCGGCAGGACGCTGGCCCGGCGCATGTGTTCACGCAACGTGA
- a CDS encoding tripartite tricarboxylate transporter substrate binding protein yields MNRLARTIAAALCTALAVSASAATPYPSQPVKLVVGYAPGGSTDVFARALAVRLGERWKREVIVDNKPGASEIVGAAAVASAKPDGHTLLVATDQALLSNEFLFSKLPYSPTQSFIPIVRAMNAPMVLVVRTSSPYQNLAQLIEAARQQPGKLSYSSNGPGGHIHQALNWLGVKSGAQFIHVPYKGGAQAIQAVLASDVDMTTVPLSVAETFLKADTLRALAVTSPQRIPVLSAVPSMTELGYDVDVQALSAVAAPAGTPAAIVAQISEDVRAILADPAFRAREIDRFGFFVVGDTPSEFADYLRRAAPTYRARIAAANVKLD; encoded by the coding sequence TTGAACCGACTTGCCCGCACCATCGCGGCAGCCCTGTGCACGGCATTGGCCGTCTCGGCTTCCGCTGCCACCCCCTACCCCTCCCAACCCGTGAAGCTCGTCGTCGGCTACGCACCCGGCGGATCGACCGACGTGTTCGCACGCGCACTGGCCGTCCGGCTCGGCGAGCGCTGGAAAAGGGAGGTCATCGTCGACAACAAGCCCGGAGCCTCGGAAATCGTGGGTGCCGCAGCGGTTGCCTCGGCCAAGCCCGATGGCCACACCCTGCTGGTGGCAACGGACCAGGCCCTGCTGAGCAACGAGTTCCTGTTTTCCAAACTGCCCTACAGCCCGACGCAGAGCTTCATCCCCATCGTCCGCGCAATGAATGCGCCCATGGTTCTGGTGGTCCGCACGAGCAGCCCCTACCAGAACCTGGCGCAGTTGATCGAAGCCGCTCGCCAGCAACCGGGCAAGCTCAGCTATTCGTCGAACGGACCCGGCGGCCACATCCACCAGGCGTTGAACTGGCTGGGCGTGAAGAGCGGAGCACAGTTCATCCATGTGCCCTACAAAGGCGGTGCGCAGGCCATCCAGGCGGTGCTCGCCAGCGACGTGGACATGACCACGGTGCCCCTGTCCGTCGCCGAGACGTTCCTGAAAGCCGACACGCTCCGGGCGCTCGCAGTGACCTCGCCCCAACGCATCCCGGTGCTCTCGGCCGTGCCCTCCATGACCGAACTGGGCTACGACGTCGACGTCCAGGCCTTGAGCGCCGTCGCCGCGCCCGCAGGAACGCCAGCAGCGATCGTCGCGCAGATCTCCGAAGACGTCCGCGCGATCCTGGCAGACCCGGCCTTCCGCGCCCGGGAGATCGACCGCTTCGGCTTCTTCGTGGTCGGCGACACGCCATCGGAGTTCGCTGACTACCTGCGCCGCGCCGCCCCCACCTACCGGGCACGCATCGCCGCGGCCAACGTCAAGCTCGACTGA
- a CDS encoding oxidoreductase — protein sequence MNPFLMANNTPRTWLITGADKGLGHSTAKAALEQGDNVVVTVLAADGSHDLAAHYPDRLRSIHLDARDQGRCAEVAAQAAGAFGRIDVLVNNAGFGVMAVAEATPPEKYRAMFEVNLFGLVEMTRAVLPVMRRQRSGHIINLSSKAGFLGVTGFSLYCASKFAVEGFSESVAAETRDLGIRVTIVEPGGFRSDFAGPSLVTAVNDDGDYAATNQRISRYVGERHGKQESDPAKFGPAMCQLVAAENPPLRLPLGKDCIEALRTKLRTVATEFDRWEHLSLSTMADD from the coding sequence ATGAACCCCTTCCTCATGGCGAACAACACACCCCGCACCTGGCTCATCACGGGCGCAGACAAAGGCCTCGGCCACTCCACGGCCAAGGCCGCGCTCGAGCAAGGCGACAACGTCGTCGTCACGGTCCTGGCGGCCGATGGCAGTCATGACCTGGCCGCGCACTACCCGGACAGACTGCGTTCGATCCACCTCGATGCGCGTGACCAGGGCCGTTGTGCAGAGGTGGCCGCACAGGCCGCTGGCGCCTTCGGCCGCATCGACGTTCTGGTCAACAACGCGGGGTTCGGCGTGATGGCCGTGGCGGAAGCGACACCGCCGGAAAAGTACCGCGCGATGTTCGAAGTCAACCTGTTCGGCCTGGTGGAAATGACGCGCGCCGTGCTCCCGGTCATGCGGCGCCAGCGCAGCGGCCACATCATCAACCTGTCGTCCAAGGCCGGCTTTCTGGGCGTGACCGGCTTTTCCCTGTACTGCGCATCCAAGTTCGCGGTCGAAGGCTTCTCCGAATCCGTTGCAGCCGAAACCCGGGATCTTGGAATCCGCGTGACCATCGTCGAGCCCGGCGGTTTCCGCAGCGACTTTGCGGGTCCTTCGCTGGTCACGGCCGTCAACGACGACGGCGACTACGCCGCGACCAACCAGCGGATCTCGCGCTACGTCGGCGAGCGCCACGGCAAGCAGGAGAGCGACCCCGCCAAGTTCGGCCCCGCCATGTGCCAGCTCGTCGCGGCCGAGAACCCGCCGCTCCGTTTGCCGCTCGGGAAGGACTGCATCGAGGCGCTCCGCACGAAGCTGCGCACCGTTGCCACCGAGTTCGATCGCTGGGAGCACCTGTCGCTGTCGACCATGGCCGACGATTGA
- a CDS encoding tripartite tricarboxylate transporter substrate binding protein, which produces MTNRFNARRARHGLAAAAMLASIATSAADYPARPVRFIVPSAAGGTQDIVTRLVAQKMSESLGQSIIVENRVGGDTLIGTRFVKDAPADGYTVLAQANGFTILPELNMSPGYDPLRDFTGVGMMTRSPYLMVVGADQPDRTARDFVARAKSQPLTFASGGLGGPPHVAATLFMKSQGVALTNVLYKGNGVSYADVVAGRVSTMFGGYNGILPYLQSGKMRALAVTSPKRIAPLPDVPTFVEQGIDYRYTLWLGLLVRADTPKDIVARLSQSLRQALDSKELRDRFAGEGADASFLTPTEFNQFLTDEVKAMKTLALELNLPKQ; this is translated from the coding sequence ATGACCAACCGCTTCAATGCCAGGCGCGCACGTCATGGGCTGGCAGCCGCTGCCATGCTGGCATCCATCGCCACATCCGCTGCAGACTATCCGGCCAGACCGGTCCGCTTTATCGTCCCGTCCGCCGCCGGGGGAACCCAGGACATCGTCACGCGGCTCGTTGCCCAGAAGATGAGCGAGTCGCTGGGGCAGTCGATCATTGTCGAGAACCGCGTCGGCGGCGACACGCTGATCGGCACGCGCTTCGTCAAGGATGCGCCGGCCGACGGCTACACCGTGCTGGCGCAGGCCAATGGCTTCACGATCCTGCCGGAGTTGAACATGTCGCCCGGCTACGACCCGCTGCGCGACTTCACCGGCGTCGGCATGATGACGCGGTCGCCGTACCTGATGGTGGTCGGCGCCGACCAGCCCGACCGGACCGCACGCGACTTCGTCGCGCGCGCGAAGTCGCAACCGCTGACCTTCGCCTCAGGCGGGCTGGGCGGCCCGCCGCACGTCGCGGCGACCCTGTTCATGAAAAGCCAGGGCGTAGCGCTCACCAACGTTCTCTACAAGGGCAACGGCGTGTCCTACGCGGACGTGGTGGCCGGCCGGGTCTCGACGATGTTCGGTGGCTACAACGGCATCCTGCCGTACCTGCAGTCCGGCAAGATGCGCGCGCTGGCGGTGACATCACCCAAGCGCATCGCGCCCCTGCCGGATGTTCCTACCTTCGTCGAACAGGGCATCGACTACCGGTACACGCTGTGGCTGGGCCTGCTGGTGCGCGCGGACACGCCGAAGGACATCGTCGCCCGCTTGTCGCAGTCGCTGCGACAAGCCCTGGACAGCAAGGAGCTGCGCGACCGCTTCGCGGGTGAAGGCGCCGATGCAAGCTTCCTGACGCCCACGGAGTTCAACCAGTTCCTGACGGACGAGGTCAAGGCCATGAAGACCCTTGCGCTGGAGCTCAACCTGCCAAAGCAGTGA
- a CDS encoding NAD-binding protein, protein MNIGYVGLGALGRELARRFLPRHSLGVWDLSPAACAAFEGSGARVAESAAALGRHCDVLLVCLPRSVDVRQLLFGKTGLAAALAPGTLVIDQTSGVPAETAAIACDLAALGIPLVDAAVSANPLTVHAGAATLMVSGAPEIVEEAMPVLRCITETIRRCGARVGDGQAVKLVNNAINAGTRIGTLEIAALGRKAGISLPALAQALNGGDAGNQTTETMLPALARGEASTNFALSLMLKDLNQAVELGLQHGAAMPLSGLTRSLLQFGVNDLGDQARLEDMVGVVGSMAATRIAGTATVEGTAQPGLLLDLQACVAALCRSLTLECVMAGARHGLEWSVMRDVLSASSGWTAAGRTLLPALAGGADEVPVPLTPRLHALRRATVLAMRLGAPMVLSTAVLGLYEAAQAEFGPEATLDRLSELGVRQAGVRRGQAFAVDASAAL, encoded by the coding sequence ATGAACATTGGATACGTCGGGCTCGGTGCCCTGGGGCGCGAACTTGCACGGCGCTTTCTGCCTCGACATTCCTTGGGCGTGTGGGACCTGAGCCCCGCCGCGTGCGCCGCGTTCGAGGGGAGCGGTGCGCGCGTGGCAGAGTCCGCCGCGGCGCTGGGTCGGCATTGCGACGTGCTCCTCGTGTGCCTGCCGCGCAGCGTAGACGTGCGACAACTGCTATTCGGAAAGACTGGCCTGGCAGCGGCCCTGGCACCCGGCACGCTGGTGATCGACCAGACCAGTGGCGTGCCGGCAGAGACCGCTGCGATCGCATGCGATCTGGCTGCGCTGGGCATTCCACTGGTCGACGCTGCGGTGTCGGCGAACCCTCTGACCGTCCACGCAGGCGCTGCGACCTTGATGGTCTCCGGCGCGCCCGAGATTGTCGAAGAGGCCATGCCGGTGTTGCGCTGCATCACCGAGACCATCCGTCGCTGCGGCGCGCGGGTGGGTGACGGGCAGGCGGTGAAGCTGGTCAACAACGCCATCAATGCGGGCACACGCATCGGTACGCTGGAGATCGCTGCGCTCGGGCGCAAGGCCGGCATTTCATTGCCTGCGTTGGCGCAGGCCTTGAATGGCGGGGACGCCGGCAATCAGACCACCGAGACCATGTTGCCGGCACTCGCGCGCGGCGAGGCGTCGACCAACTTCGCGCTGTCGCTGATGCTGAAGGACTTGAACCAGGCCGTGGAGCTGGGGCTCCAGCATGGCGCAGCGATGCCCTTGTCGGGGCTCACCCGCAGTCTGCTGCAGTTCGGCGTGAATGACCTGGGCGACCAGGCGCGTCTGGAGGACATGGTGGGCGTGGTCGGCTCCATGGCTGCGACCCGGATTGCGGGAACCGCAACCGTGGAGGGTACGGCGCAACCTGGGTTGCTGTTGGACCTGCAGGCCTGCGTGGCTGCGCTGTGCCGTTCCTTGACGCTGGAATGCGTGATGGCGGGAGCCAGGCACGGCCTGGAGTGGTCGGTCATGCGGGATGTTCTAAGCGCCAGCTCCGGCTGGACCGCAGCCGGCCGCACGCTGTTGCCGGCGCTCGCTGGAGGTGCCGACGAGGTGCCCGTGCCGCTGACGCCGCGTCTGCATGCGTTGCGCAGAGCGACCGTGCTGGCCATGCGCCTGGGCGCTCCGATGGTCCTGTCGACGGCTGTGCTCGGCCTTTACGAGGCAGCGCAGGCAGAGTTCGGCCCCGAGGCCACGCTGGACCGACTCAGCGAACTGGGTGTGCGGCAAGCCGGCGTCCGGCGTGGTCAGGCATTCGCCGTGGACGCCAGTGCCGCGTTGTAG
- a CDS encoding TRAP transporter large permease, whose translation MSWYLALGGSIALLVGLLVLGLPVFVGFLILNVVAVLMLFGPSGFGMFANSIYTTATTSALSAVPLFILMGELLFRSGAMELLFDAMDRLIGRFRGRQYVLCILLSAILGALSGAAMAVAGLLGRGLLPVMRQRGYDLRMSTGTILAGASLDPIIPPSVLAILIATIAQVSTGKLLVAGIIPGLMLTVMFLLYVLVRLRMKPELAPDVDAEAVAKTGSVWMALAKMLPSLFLFFLVMGLVMLGVATPTEAAATGVVGAFILAWAYGGLSLAMLKDAVMSSVTVAALLLVVMCCAVMFSQLLTLTGAARQLAEYVVTMELGKSVMLLLMMALPFVLFMFLDAVALLLILVPIYQPLLPVLQFDEIWFWTLFLVCATVGGISPPFGYTLFALHSAAPDVPMSEVFKAAWPFVWIIVWGMVLMAVFPPIVTWLPRLLGA comes from the coding sequence ATGAGCTGGTACCTTGCGCTCGGCGGCAGCATTGCGCTGCTGGTCGGCCTTCTGGTTCTCGGGCTGCCTGTCTTCGTGGGTTTCCTAATCCTGAACGTGGTGGCTGTGCTGATGTTGTTCGGCCCATCCGGCTTCGGCATGTTCGCCAACAGCATCTACACCACCGCGACGACCTCGGCACTCTCGGCTGTGCCGTTGTTCATCTTAATGGGCGAGTTGCTGTTCCGCTCCGGCGCCATGGAACTGCTGTTCGACGCGATGGATCGGCTGATCGGCCGTTTCCGTGGCCGCCAGTACGTGCTGTGCATCCTGCTCTCGGCCATCCTCGGGGCGCTGTCCGGTGCCGCGATGGCCGTTGCCGGTTTGCTGGGCCGCGGGCTGCTGCCGGTCATGCGCCAGCGCGGCTACGACCTGCGCATGTCCACCGGAACCATCCTGGCGGGCGCCAGCCTGGATCCGATCATCCCGCCGTCCGTGCTGGCCATCCTGATTGCGACGATTGCACAGGTCTCCACAGGCAAGCTGCTGGTCGCCGGCATCATCCCGGGGTTGATGCTGACAGTGATGTTTCTGCTGTACGTGCTTGTGCGTCTGCGCATGAAGCCAGAGCTGGCGCCGGACGTGGATGCGGAGGCGGTGGCCAAGACCGGATCCGTCTGGATGGCCCTGGCCAAGATGCTGCCCTCGCTGTTCCTGTTTTTCCTGGTCATGGGCCTGGTGATGCTCGGCGTCGCCACACCAACAGAGGCTGCGGCGACCGGTGTGGTCGGCGCGTTCATTCTCGCGTGGGCCTATGGGGGGCTGTCCCTCGCCATGCTGAAGGACGCAGTCATGTCTTCGGTGACTGTGGCAGCGCTGCTTCTGGTGGTGATGTGCTGCGCAGTCATGTTCAGCCAGTTGCTGACCCTGACCGGCGCGGCCAGGCAGCTCGCGGAGTATGTGGTCACCATGGAACTCGGCAAGTCCGTGATGTTGCTCCTGATGATGGCGCTGCCATTCGTGCTGTTCATGTTCCTCGACGCGGTGGCCTTGCTGCTGATCCTGGTGCCGATCTACCAGCCGCTGCTGCCCGTCCTGCAGTTCGACGAGATCTGGTTCTGGACGCTGTTCCTGGTCTGCGCCACGGTCGGAGGCATCTCACCGCCATTTGGTTACACCCTGTTCGCACTGCACAGTGCCGCGCCGGACGTTCCCATGTCAGAGGTATTCAAGGCTGCCTGGCCATTCGTCTGGATCATCGTCTGGGGCATGGTGCTGATGGCGGTCTTCCCACCGATCGTCACTTGGCTGCCTCGTCTGCTGGGTGCGTGA
- a CDS encoding TRAP transporter small permease produces MHALARLHDAVTRLGFGLAGLALVVIVLSFCFEVVSRYALSAPTEWASPTVSYAMAIMIFLAFPELSRQSAHIAINIVTDEVSPPARRVLLSALRVAAAVTCLLATWFSFNETWSQYQQDVWTNPPLAVPKWTVSLFIPYGMLSSALYFLRQVTGREEGHACAAGSVA; encoded by the coding sequence ATGCATGCTCTCGCACGCCTGCACGACGCAGTCACCCGGTTGGGTTTCGGCCTGGCTGGCCTTGCGCTGGTGGTGATCGTCCTGTCGTTCTGCTTCGAAGTGGTGTCGCGCTACGCGCTCTCCGCGCCCACCGAATGGGCAAGCCCAACGGTGTCGTATGCCATGGCCATCATGATCTTCCTGGCATTTCCCGAGCTGTCGCGCCAATCCGCGCACATTGCGATCAACATCGTGACGGATGAGGTCTCGCCGCCGGCGCGCCGCGTGCTGTTGTCGGCCTTGCGGGTTGCAGCCGCCGTGACCTGCCTTCTGGCCACCTGGTTCAGCTTCAACGAGACCTGGAGTCAGTACCAGCAGGACGTGTGGACCAATCCGCCGCTGGCGGTCCCCAAATGGACGGTCTCGCTGTTCATTCCCTACGGCATGTTGAGTTCGGCGCTGTACTTTCTGCGCCAGGTGACGGGTCGGGAAGAGGGCCACGCTTGCGCTGCGGGGAGCGTTGCATGA